GGTAGATTGAATTGGACTGCTATACTTATTGTGTAGCAAAATTGAGCATCCTTTTTTGCATGACATGATTCTAAAGCTTATTTTGATTTATGGTAGATTCTTTTATGAGTAATATTGGAAGTCGGTACGGAATAACTTCTGGATCTCGAGAGAATACCTTGTACAATGCTCTTTGGGTTGCACAGGCATTGCTGCGTAAAGGGTAACACACCACTTTCCCTCCTTCAGCTCTAAAAAGCAGCATAGCTTTAATAACAAATTCTATTAGAGCTTTAACATATTCTCTATATACCTCAACCTGTTTTTCAGGTGCACtcaacaaatttaaaattttcgcATATTGCGCAAAAATGATGCATTTTGCACCATTTGCATTATACTGAATGTTGATGAGGATATTTAAATACTTTAAGTGAATGAACATTCTGCTGGTGGTTTTATAAATTCTTCAGATCTGTGAAGACTGTGAGTAAGCGGATTGTTATATTCACCAACGAAGATGATCCTTTTGGTGGTCTTACAGGAGCAGTAAAGACTGATATGATAAGGACAACAATCCAACGTGCAAGAGTATGCCTATGACAGATATATGTTCAATTTCGTGCTGAATCACAACAACATACCATGTTCTTAGTGGCCTTTGTATCATTAATTGTCTATTGTCTTCCTACAGGATGCACAAGATCTTGGCCTGTCCATTGAACTTCTTCCTTTGAGTAGGCCCGATGAGGAGTTCAACATGTCCCTGTTTTATGCAGTAAATCTCTTTTATCACATATTGCGCAACCCTTTTAAGTTCCAACGGCTAAACAACACCTATTTCCCAGGATTTAATTGGTCTGGAGGGAGATGAAATAGTGGATTATCTGCCATCTTCTGGTGAAAAGTATTGCTCCCTAAGCATCGATTTCACTTGTTGATTGTTTTCTGATTAGTGATTAGTTGATAGTTGCAGATTTACTATATACCATCTTTTGCTTGCATTACCAAAGTACGGAACAAAAGATCCATCATTGAGTGGAGATAACCTGTGCTACAGAATTAGACGTAGCAATGCTGTCCTCTATTTTTCTGTAGTAGGTGGCAGTTCTGCTTGGAGTTCCCTGTAGTATATTGTTAAAATCTTCAAAGTTGAATAGCTTCCTGTCTGTGTTCCAGCCTTTTGGGCATCGTGTATGGGATTTAGGTGAAGTAGCCTCTGGGTGTTTCTCATATGAACTAATGTTGCACTAAACTTGAACCTCTGTATGGTTGCTAATTAATAGTAATGACCGACTTACACTATATTAAGAAACCTCAGTAATGTCTACTCTTGGCCATCAATGTCTTAGTCTTAGTCATCTATTAATATGCACAAGCTACTCTGTTGGTCCCTAGTAATTTTAGAATTCTATTGTTTGAACGGCACAGATTAGCTTAGACCTAGTTATTCTCATTGTCTTATCCAGTATTGTCTTCTTTGAAGGCTGGAGGATATGACTAATCAGCTGAAAAAACGAATGATGAAGAAACGCAAAGTCAAAACTCTTGCATTTGCAATTACCAATGATGTTTGCATAGAGGTGAATACATATGCGCTAATCCGTTCAACTACTCCAGGTATGCTCTAACAACTGGCGATATTTACTTCTTTATCTCTTTGCATAATGTTGCTGTGAGAATGTATGTATAGGCTTGTTACTGTGACATCCTTTTTGTAGGGGCAATTACATGGCTTGATTCTATCAGCAACCTGCCATTGAAGGTGATTCATGCTTCATGACAAAGAGATCAATTTtgtgttactttttttttttggggggggggggagattcGGAGTTATAAAATATCAAGTTTTATGCGGTACTTTAACAAGAATGTATGTGTAGGCTGAAAGGTCTTTCATATGCAATGACACTGGGGCCCTTATTCAGGATCCACAAAAGCGCTTCCAGGTGTACAATGAGTAAGTACACACATGAGACTGGTGAACCAAAGCGGTGttatttttgtataattttctgGGTTGGGTTCTGTGAtctgcttcttgattgcttCATCAAGCGCAGAAGTCTACAGTTATGAGTCATGGCACGATCATTGTCTCGTCATTCCGTCATGTTGTTCCTTTTCCGTTTCAGTTTGATGCTTATATTTGTAATCCAAAACTACTTTATCATATATTCATGCACTTTTTTGCACAGCAAAATTGTTAAATTCTCTACTCGTGAATTGTCTGATGTGAAGAGGGTTTCAAGTCATCATCTACGCCTTTTAGGATTCAAGCCACTGGACTACCTTAAAGATTATCACAACTTAAGACCGTCAACATTTATTTACCCCAGTGATGAGGTAATAACATTACTTCATGTACTTCTTAACTTCAATCTTGAGGCCCTCTTGGCACAGCTCCGGATCCAAGATTTCTTGGAGCTGGGTATTCCGAGCTCCACAAATCCATGGATCTGGATCTGTGATTACGTTGATAAACATTTGGATAAATCATCTTGTTcccatttaaaattttaaatcactATAATTTAATACACAAACTTCAAATCTACCGTTTGAGTTACAGTTTGAAGTTATACTAGTACAATTATCTCCttcatcttaattttttttgtcaaacacGCAGGAGAGCTGCGTAGTCTTGACAATATTTTGTTATCTTGTTCGTTTGTTCCCTAGATTATTGTACTTCTCTAGCTTGAAGCAATAATATAATAGTTGAAAACCTTAAtcattttatttgatgatattatttttcataataaAAGATCTATTTGTGTTCGATACACATCCCTGCTGCATGCTACTTCCAAACTAAACTAAATCTGTCTGAACATATTTAGGATTGTATTGTGGTGTATGCTTATTTCTTTCTCAGTCTTTACTTAAATCTAGGGTGCATGTTAGGTTTACCTCCTTTTGTTTGATGCAGCAAATATTTGGAAGCACTCGTGTTTTCGTTGCTTTACATAGCTCAATGCGGCGTCTTGGAAGGTTAAGTCGACTTATTATATTTCTGCCATAATTTCTTTAATTTTGAAAGGGTTTAGAAACTGACATAGTTATAAATGGACATAATGTATGTCAAGTCATAAAATGTACTGTGgattaaattaattaacattACTGCTCATTTTTTGGGATAATTAGTGAGGGGATGCAATTGAAAGGGGATGTTAGTTTTGTTGAAATATCACTCTATGCGATAGTTATCTCAAATTACAGCtcactagtaatatgcccgtgctaaatGCTACGGTCCAATTTTATTTGTCTTTAATAATTTTCAAAACGTCATgttagccaaaaaataaaaataaattatatgatCTGAGCTTTACGTACATCAAACAATTTTCACACATAACACATCAGTCTCCTTTAGATGTAGATAACTCAAAATAAACACATAACACATTAGTTTCCTTTAAAAAGAATAGGCAATCGAAGAACCATATAATATAGATAGAATTCCTTGATATGCCAAAGGACAAAATAGctgaaaaaatatatgttggCTAGCTTATGAAATGCCACAAAAACAGAAATCTAACTTTAGAATCAATTAAATAAAGTTTGCATATAGTTTGAGCCAGAAACATCAAATAGTAATACTCCCGCAAATCCTAAGATATCATTTGAAAAGGATGTGCTCGAGTGAATAGTGATACAGGCCGCCCTCCGAACCTTCTAAATgaactcaacaaagcaaaattACTTAGTGGTTTCATATTTAACCATACAAATAGTTAAGCCAAGGCACTGTCATGTTCTAATATTCAGATTAGCATTCAAGTGTCCATATAAGCCCTAACAATTTATTCCACTTATACTTAAATCCAACCCATTCAACTCACGTTATACATTGGAAGGAGGAACTACATAGAGTAGAGCTCTCAGCGTTGGTGGGAGATTACACAGGAAAAGATAAAGCTACCAACAAAATTCAGCAACCTTAGGGGATTACTGAAATGTGTCACTCTCGCCATCCTCCGGCATCCAAAATCTGCTCTGAAATCCTCTGAATTAGCTTCTAATAGTGATCTCCTCATGGAAAACCCACCTTTTAGAAGCAGAAAAGAGCTATCAAAGTGAAAAGAGTAGTAGTTATTATTTCTGTCAAGTACAGATAACCAAGAACATATTTGTTAAAATTGTAAGTTTTATCCATCGAGACAGAACAGAAACATAAATAACTGAAAAGTTGGACTCTTGTGCATCTGTAAGATTTGAGTGAATAAACACTAAGGATGGACCATAGCAGCAACTTGCAAAGCACAGGCTTTTTTAGCTAGTTTATGCAAAGGTACTCAAGTGTCCATAGAAGCCCTAATGATGCATTCCACTTATACTTAAAATGGAAAATGTCAACTAAACCAAAACCATCGCCAATTAATGTAGTCCATTAATTATCCATGCTAATCCAGTTCTTCCATAATTATGCCTACTAACATAAGATGCCATAAGTAATTACAGGAGGCCTCCCATCTGGATGACAGAAGAGATAGATTGCTTTTAGCAAGAAAActgaataatattttttaacacaaaaaATCGCAAGATACAATAAACCAGTCCAATCACTTAACCCAAATGAGAAAACTGTATGCCAGATGGATACCTTGTTGGTCTGGCCACAATATAGAACACTCAAGAAATCTAGAACGCTAAAGATGTGCTCAATGAAATGCGTCTGTGCTGCCAACTTCACGGTCGCACCAGAGCTGCTCCCCTACATGAAAAAAagaacacaaaataaaaaaagaatcagAAAAAAGGAGGCCACAATTTCCTTCAGCGGATGCCAGCTTAGAACGAAAGAGGTTCCACACTTTGTATCCAACCTTAGTTTCACTCTTGTTACGTGCATACACAAACAACATTGCCTTGCACACTGCAATATAGAAATAATAGATGAAGTTCTAGAAATAGATGGATTTCGTTACTGCTTAAGGCCTCAACGGACTTGGATTCGCCGGGGACCACGCTCCTTGCCCGCACTTCTTCAGATCTTGTTGCAGAGAAGACTACCTCCTGACCTCTTCCACCACTCTCTCCGCATCCTGCATGAAGCAGAGTATCATGTATGATGGACAAGATGATAATGGTGAATAATATGGTTCTTATATGCTTACCATGTAAGATTAAATGGAGATgatgcgggagagagaggacacTGGGAGCAACGTGGTCACGGTGGATTGCGACCGGCGCCCGGCGGGGCGTGGACGCGGCCGAGGAGAGCTTACCTTGTTGCCTAGATCGTGTCACCGCTGTACGCCTCCCATTCGGCCTCCGCATCCTTGCCTCGCCGCTTACTACCGCCCGCCTGACCGAAGAAAATCCCTCCTACATCTGCCGTTGTCGCGTCCTTGGTCCTATAACCGGCCACCGCCTCTGCTGGCGCAAGGGCAACGACGGCGCTAGTGTTGAGGGGGCGCCGGTGTGTGGAAGGGCTCGAGGGCGAGGTGGCACACCGAATCCCCAGGAGGCAGATATATTAGCGGCAGCTCCAGTCAGCCACGGCCTAGATCAGCGATGCgagcggtggtgacggcgacgtGATTTGCGAAGTTCGGCGTGATTTTTGcgcagggagggagggagggagcgcgGTGGGGATGTAGAGAGCGGATCTGGGAGATGGAGAGAGGGTggcggagagccggagaggggTTGTGCTGGGTTCTGGCGGCGGAGCGAATCGTCGGCGGGGAGGGCTGTGCGACGGCGATTTTGCGGAGGGAGGCGCGGGATGGGGGTGCGACGTGCGAGGGCGAGGCCGTgagggcggcggctggcgattTGGCGGAGGGCGAAGGGCGGTGTGCGAAAGAAAAGGGAAAGGAAACCGAGCGGTGATCCCGTGCGTGCGATTTTCCGCTGGTGACCCCGCCTGCTAAGTTGTTGATTCTGATGCGTCAGATCTCAGCGAGATAATCTGGACCGTTCCATGATGAATGAAAGAATGAAAGAATGAGTAAAAGTATTTGTTGAACTATAGGGTAGATAATGTACAAAGCGGCACAGAGTTGTTTGAATTGTTAAATGACAATAGAAAATGTTTTGGGATTTTTTGCCAATCTTGTCATTGCAATTCACTGAGTTTttaagaaaatgagaaaaaggaagaaaacaggTGTTATTTTATGATTTGTAAAGCTATACTGTTGTTGACATCAGGGAATATATTTCTTTAAGTCATAGGCTCAAATGGTTTGTTTATTTGGCACCTTTTTCTGAACTGTAAGTTTCCAGTGATGTCACTTAGGCTTTCCGTCCTAATGCAAGTCATGTATTTGTGACACTAAGTGACTGGGAATATGTATTCCGTCCTAATGCAAGTCATGCATAGGCAAAGGTCCTCTGTAGCCTAGTACATGCTTATACTAACCATGCATATGATATTTCATGTGGTCATTTTATATGGTTACATGGTGCATTTGAAAACTTACAATTATGAATTGTACCATTTCAGGTTTGCACTTGCATTTTACGGGAATCCAACTCGCCCACAACTTGTAGCCCTTATTGCACAAGTGAGGGATTCTCTCCATGTCTATATTTTGCTTTACGACATTTGCTGCATTCAGAATTCTAGTTTACAAGTACAATATCAGTGACCTAGTTAAAACATATATATCAATTGTTAACTAATGGGTTAATCCTACTGTGACGTTGCAAAAGAAAGTTCTTATGCTATTTGGAACTTTTCGAGATTGATTGTGGTACAAACACCTGTTGGCTACAAAAAAAGAACTAGACTGAGCCTTGCTTCTTTCCACATATTCCCAGCAGCCACCTATATATTAACATGGGTGGGAATTGGGAAAACTGGTAAAGTGTTTTGTGAAATGCATAACATAGAGACGCACATGCGGCCACATATTTTCGTTTTGTATTCTGTCTGAATTTTGTTTGTCAGGGATTCTTATTACATAGCTATATCTTATATACTTTTTGAAATTGACTCTGGAGAAAAATAACAGGAAGAGGTTACTTCTGCTGGTGGTCAAATTGAACCACCTGGAATACACATGATCTATCTTCCATACTCGGATGATGTTAGATATCCTGAGGAGGTAATGATTGGCACCGCATCCATATTTCATCTTTTCAGTAAGCTAATAATTTCACCTTGGCGTGCAGGTTCATCTGACTTCTGATGATGCACCTCGTGCCACAGATGAACAAATTAAGAAAGCTTCAAATCTATTGAGACGTATTGATTTGAAGAACTTCTCAGTATGCCAATTTTCTAACCCAGGTAATCACTGCATTTATTTGAACCTCTTATTCACATCATTACCGACAGTACTACATTGagggtctgtttggttgttGCCTAACATTGCCATAACTCAGTTTGCCATAGGTGTGGCATGGCAAACAAAGTGTGGCCAACAATTTGTTGGCCACAAGTGTGGCAATGTTTGGCTAGAAAATGAGTATATGACATGTAGGCCCATGAAATAAGAAAGTGTGGCTTGCCACAACTGAAACAAGCAACCAAACGCTAAGCTAACAATCTGTGGCATGCCTAACATGTGGTGTGGCAATGTGTGGCAccaaaccaaacagcccctgaGTTCATGTATTTGTGAACCTATCCTTCATACATAAATTCTGATACCATCTGTGAGCAATTGCTGCTATAATCCGTAGAGCTCATTGGGTCCTGTCAATAGGCATTAAAGAAGTATTATGAACACTCCAATATGCAGTACGACTGAACTATTCTGATCATTGTTCATGTTTTCTATTTTCCACCATGAAACAGCATTGCAAAGACACTATGGGATCTTGGAGGCCTTAGCTTTAGGTGAAGATGAGATGCCAGATGTCAAGGATGAAACCCTTCCTGATGAAGAGGGCTTGGCTAGGTACTTGTTTTTATTTGTCTATTGGAGTCTGCTGAAATCTCCAAACCCTTATCTGTTCCTCTCGAATGGAAATTATTGAATAACTATAGAGTCAAGCATGTTCATGTTATTTCAGACACTGAAGATGAAAGTGCAGTCTACTACATATTCAATTCAGTTTTACTTTTTTGCATAACAACAACGTACAACAGTCACCTCTTGCTTATGTGGGTTGTTTCCTACCACTCTTATCTCAGGCCAGTAGTAGTTAAAGCTGTCGAGGAATTTAAGGCTTCAGTCTATGGTGAAAATTATGATCAAGAGGAAGCCGAGGCAGCAGCAGCGAAGGCTGGGGCTTCAAAGAAGAGGAAAGCACTTACTGATGCAGCTGCAGAGAAAAGTGCAGCACATAATTGGGCAGAACTTGCGGATACTGGAAAGGTAAGCATGCAGGTGCTCTTACCGATGGGACAACAAAGTGTTCTCTAGGCACTGAATTTTACTATGAAATATCTTCTTAATGCTCCAATTAATCTGATAAGAAATTGTCTTCCAGTAGTTTACCCCTCTATGGTTCTATCCACCAGTAATTCAAAATGCTAGCTTGCAGTTTGATATGCCAATGTATTACGGACCTTGCTTATGTATGCACCACAGCCCAAAAAGTTTTGAGGCACATAAATAAAATGTTGAAGGCTGTAATCTCAAGGGAACAATACAGCCAGGAGCTCTATGCTAGTAACAATTAGCAACTCATACTTGAAACATCGATCTTTGCCTGCTTTAGAATTTCTGCCTAGTGATCTGTCCTGTTCAGCTGTTCTGCTCTGGAAATCCAAATCAACCGTAACCCTAATCGTTTCGTAATTTCTGAATTCGTAATTTGCAGCTGAAGGACATGACGGTGGTGGACTTGAAATCTTACCTGAGTGCACATGGCCTCCCAGTTTCTGGAAAGAAAGAGGCACTCGTCAGCAGAATCTTGACTCATCTAGGCAAGTGAAATGGTCCACTTCGACGGCCTACTCAGTTTTAGCTAACTCTGTAAGCTATCTAAATTTCTCTGAACATCTTGAAGTGCCTATCAAAAACCCTCTCCCTGCTTAGGCTGTGCCAAATTTTGTAGCAATATGACAACAGCTGACCCCAGTTCATTTGGTATCATGTGCTTTTGTGACATGTACCACTGGGATTTCTCTTAAATGTCACTCCAGTCTGCAGAGATCAGATCATTGTTGGTAGAGGAAAGTGATCCATTAGAGAAAGCAACACCAAACAAGATTATTAAGACATTTTTTAAGTGAAGCAGTTGCAACCATAATATTCATTTTGAGAGAAATAGGTATGAAACTAGGAAGGATCAAAGGACCAAAAGTGAGAGAAAGCAAGAAGATTGGTACATGAATTCACATCAATCTGACGTCTATTTGTTGTTTTTGCCAGCAAAGCATATGCATTACCAGCAAGATCTCATATAaacataaataaaatataaataactcTTAACCTTCACATAGCAAATATTTCTATGTATGTACAGACAAATAATCTGGAAAAACAAATTGCCCACTTTACGCATTCTACTACTCCTACCAAGTTCACCTAAGAAAGTCTTGTCAAATCAAATCAACAAATTTTATAACCACAGACAACTTGAGCACCGAAGCTTCAGTTTGTCAGTCACCAAATGGCTAAACAAATAAACAATGATATTATAACATAAAAAATTGTCAAAGCCGGTGCAGTAATATTTATTGCAGCCTGCATAGCGCACCCAACAAGAAGAAAGAGTTCTTGTCGAggaaataattaatttaatcaaTAAGATCTCAAGGAAGATGTTACTACTAGGCAATAGGCATGGTGAGATTTTCCTTGTTCAATGTTCGTGGTTTTACTTTTAGGTTAGAATAGTAGATGCCTTTCCGTCGTCCAATGCACGTGCACGAAGTCAGATTATTCTCACCTTATTCCCTTTCcacttcattttattttttacttgaACTGGGCTCCTTACAAGTGCTGGTCTGTTTTAGATTTATCCTAACTTAAAACTTCTTTTTAAAgtctgattaagtttataaaaaatgtgACATCATCCACAATACCAAATTATTTAATGGAACTAATTTTGTGTTGTAGATGCTGcagtattttttaaatataaatttgatcaaatgtATTAAAGTTTGTCTTGACTGAGAACAAACCTAAAACTGAGATAGTTTCTAAGCAAGGGCATAATGATCTTTGCACTAGACCATGTAATACTATCTTACgttaaaaaagaaattaacttGACAACTTTGAACGTAACTGTTTTTTATAAATCCCAAAAGAAGTTACACAAGAATAATATTACGTCTGCTTTTGTTATGACATACTACTTGGTTGCATCGTTTTTATATGTACAAACCTATACTGTAAACAATAATCATGGTCAAATTTAACTTGTATTTACAGTACAAATGCTAACACAGCATTCTTCTGTACATGAATTGGTCATAACACCAACCCTAGCAATCTGCTTTTCGAAGGGATTGACGAATTCTTATGAGAAATCCAACACCAAAATCCCTACTTTTGTACTAAAAAAAAGAGATCATCCAGAACATGCAGTTGCTGTAGTTGTTTAGCTACACAATCATTGAACATATGCAGAAGAGTCCAGACCAACAAAAAGTGTGAAATTAGGCACCGAAACTTGCATTTCTGCAATGTAATGCCTCCAAGATGCCAACCTGCCATACAGAGAACCTCACTGCGTCCTATTCCCCCAAACCAGTGTTCTCTTTGCTACAGGGCCATGATTATTGTGAGAAAAATTCAATTATTTCAGTCAGAATGGAAAGCATGCATATGCCTTTCCAATCCTACCACCCATGGTAGTAGGTTCAGCTTTGATGCTTATCTGAAAACTATACAAGCCAACCATTGCACAAAGTTGCTCTTAATTGcctaatcattcagatcagtgGACCTCTGTAACTCTCACTAAGTCATTttcaattcttttcttttctcaaattAAAACCTTTAATGAAACCATAATTATTGGTCTCTGATGTAGCTGTGTTAGAGGTGCATTCAGACTTGTGCAAATTGCAAATATTGCATTACTTACATGGTATACATAGTTTACATGATTAAAGTAGAATTATTTGTATAACACATGATAAGACATATGTCAACATCTAAGGAATGAGAGAGAGGATATTGACCAGATGGGGACTTGAGAGGACAGGTGAGCAATACGTgtacatatattatatatataaattttataacttATTTTGGTGCAAATAATGCATGCAAATTGCTGTATCCGTGTGTGTTCATGCATTGCATTGGACCATACAAGATCACCGACTTGTCACCATAAAGTATCCTTGGATGGAGACCCCTTTCTCCTCTACTTCTAGATGCCCCATGAATGATGGTAAGCTGGCAAATCTCATGGTATGGGCCATTTCAATCATTTATCAGAATCTAGCACATAAAACAAGTAAATTAAACATTTTGAACTAATTTGCAGGGACGATTAAAAAACAAACGATGCAATAATAATCTTCGCTTCCTCAAAGAATAATTCCTAGGTTGATCAATACTTGATCAAAGTTGCCCACATTAAAACAAAAGGATAAATAAATTAGTATATCCCTTTGTGCATCATGGAGCTCCCAATTGAAAATGTTATGAAAGCAGCAATGGATGCCTCCCTGCAATAGCTGGCAATGTGCAAGTTTGCATGTTCATGTGTTAGATCTATTGTGTACCAGAGCTTGACATGGATGTCCTTATCAGAGACAGACTCACAACTCCAAACTTGGACTTGTGTTTTGTAGCTTTGGACACCACTATAGTCTCAATGCCTTTTTTTCCTGCCTAATCAAACACAAAGAATTAAACACTGATCACCAACTTGTTATCTTTCAGATGTCAGCTCAGGAAACTTTGCCTTATGTTACTACTGAATGACACACTTTGCTTTGCTGTACCCCTTGGATAAGAATGCCACCCTAATATTTCTTCTTTGAATAAGAGACGTACCAAATATGAATGAAAAACATATGCATCTTTCCTGATTGCACTTTCTTGCACTACTGATTTATGGTCAGAGAATGCTAGATACAGCCATGCATGTAACTAACTGAAGCCAATGAAGATTGGAAGTAATTGCACTTGGCCTACCTAAACTGTACCCTATCTTCTTCAGATTCATAGCACAGTCACAAAACGTTATACTACATCTTTCAGTTTCTTCCCTACAATATATGCTAAATCTCTGAAAAAAAGACGAGCAAATCCAATCTTGAAACTGTAGATTTACTTTGTCAGAAGGGCATGTCGAACGTCAGTAGCATTGTTCAACAGTACAGACTTTGTTGCTCTTGCAATGTGTCGGCAAGGTAACCTCTGAAAGTGAGCAGCGGCTGATCGAGATTGCTGTCAGCAATTCCCCCTCACAATGAGCAATTCCCCCTCACAATGATCATGAATCCTTTGAGCTACCATGGTCATGATCATGGTGGCGGCACCGACTCGCGCCATTGCTCAAATCCAAGAACCCATCAATGGTTGTAAACATCGCCGATCCGTATCGCCTATCAGCGTCGAATTGCTCGATCTTCGGatgttcatcatcatcatactGAATTACTGATCATGGCTGTTCTGAACCTTGTACTGTGCCATCTTGTGCAATGCCATTGATGTTCATGACCTCCTTGTCCTTGCCCATGGCGTGCTGCTCATGGTTGCTGCCTCCGGTGTCAGAGGAGCTCCCCTGCAAATGCTGctcctcttcgtcgtcgtcggcttgGAACGTGATCTCCTCAAACCGGCCGTGCAGC
The window above is part of the Oryza sativa Japonica Group chromosome 7, ASM3414082v1 genome. Proteins encoded here:
- the LOC4342584 gene encoding aTP-dependent DNA helicase 2 subunit KU70 isoform 2 (isoform 2 is encoded by transcript variant 2), producing the protein MDLDPEGLFRDDSDEDDDNVQEREANKEMVVYLIDASPKMFTPATKADEKEETHFHTIVNCITHALKTQIIGRSYDEVAICFFNTKEKKNLQELAGVYVYNVTEREPLDRPDARLIKEFSCIEDSFMSNIGSRYGITSGSRENTLYNALWVAQALLRKGSVKTVSKRIVIFTNEDDPFGGLTGAVKTDMIRTTIQRARDAQDLGLSIELLPLSRPDEEFNMSLFYADLIGLEGDEIVDYLPSSGEKLEDMTNQLKKRMMKKRKVKTLAFAITNDVCIEVNTYALIRSTTPGAITWLDSISNLPLKAERSFICNDTGALIQDPQKRFQVYNEFALAFYGNPTRPQLVALIAQEEVTSAGGQIEPPGIHMIYLPYSDDVRYPEEVHLTSDDAPRATDEQIKKASNLLRRIDLKNFSVCQFSNPALQRHYGILEALALGEDEMPDVKDETLPDEEGLARPVVVKAVEEFKASVYGENYDQEEAEAAAAKAGASKKRKALTDAAAEKSAAHNWAELADTGKLKDMTVVDLKSYLSAHGLPVSGKKEALVSRILTHLGK
- the LOC4342584 gene encoding aTP-dependent DNA helicase 2 subunit KU70 isoform 1 (isoform 1 is encoded by transcript variant 1): MDLDPEGLFRDDSDEDDDNVQEREANKEMVVYLIDASPKMFTPATKADEKEETHFHTIVNCITHALKTQIIGRSYDEVAICFFNTKEKKNLQELAGVYVYNVTEREPLDRPDARLIKEFSCIEDSFMSNIGSRYGITSGSRENTLYNALWVAQALLRKGSVKTVSKRIVIFTNEDDPFGGLTGAVKTDMIRTTIQRARDAQDLGLSIELLPLSRPDEEFNMSLFYADLIGLEGDEIVDYLPSSGEKLEDMTNQLKKRMMKKRKVKTLAFAITNDVCIEVNTYALIRSTTPGAITWLDSISNLPLKAERSFICNDTGALIQDPQKRFQVYNDKIVKFSTRELSDVKRVSSHHLRLLGFKPLDYLKDYHNLRPSTFIYPSDEQIFGSTRVFVALHSSMRRLGRFALAFYGNPTRPQLVALIAQEEVTSAGGQIEPPGIHMIYLPYSDDVRYPEEVHLTSDDAPRATDEQIKKASNLLRRIDLKNFSVCQFSNPALQRHYGILEALALGEDEMPDVKDETLPDEEGLARPVVVKAVEEFKASVYGENYDQEEAEAAAAKAGASKKRKALTDAAAEKSAAHNWAELADTGKLKDMTVVDLKSYLSAHGLPVSGKKEALVSRILTHLGK